One Aquarana catesbeiana isolate 2022-GZ linkage group LG04, ASM4218655v1, whole genome shotgun sequence genomic region harbors:
- the LOC141140946 gene encoding homeobox protein prophet of Pit-1-like: MEEVRLKSSKKKCTDYEVYSEITAVTSTADIHNSFPNGPGVNNTILLSSTKHAPPHYPTPTRRRHRTTFSQEQLEHLETAFSKNHYPDIYCREELAKITKLNEARIQVWFQNRRAKHRKHERTNQKSITASGMIACGSLMPGMCSVPPGSRQYQYPHTLNHIPHFTSMAPPGYQPASSVSQFMCSSTHPHLPTGTPPTRQHDDWYNSLRSINSPGTGLSSSMITLTPMTAIDPTTPWS, translated from the exons ATGGAGGAGGTGAGACTGAAATCCTCAAAAAAGAAGTGTACAGACTATGAAGTCTATTCCGAAATCACTGCTGTGACATCAACCGCTG ATATTCATAACTCATTTCCCAACGGCCCTGGTGTGAACAACACCATCTTATTGTCATCGACCAAACACGCTCCACCTCATTATCCCACCCCAACCAGACGACGACATCGCACCACATTCAGCCAGGAACAGTTGGAGCACCTGGAGACGGCGTTCAGCAAGAATCACTATCCGGATATCTACTGCCGGGAGGAACTGGCCAAGATCACCAAGCTCAATGAAGCCCGGATACAG GTTTGGTTTCAGAATCGGAGGGCAAAACATCGTAAACATGAAAGAACGAATCAGAAGTCAATCACAGCGAGTGGTATGATTGCCTGCGGAAGCCTGATGCCTGGCATGTGCTCTGTGCCACCTGGGTCTCGCCAGTACCAGTATCCTCACACCCTCAACCACATACCTCACTTCACTTCTATGGCACCCCCAGGGTACCAGCCGGCATCATCCGTCAGTCAGTTCATGTGTTCCAGCACACACCCCCATCTGCCCACTGGCACTCCACCCACTCGCCAACATGATGACTGGTACAATTCACTGCGGTCTATCAATTCCCCGGGCACAGGATTGTCGTCATCAATGATAACCTTAACACCAATGACTGCTATAGACCCAACGACACCCTGGAGTTAA